From a region of the Nocardioides ginsengisegetis genome:
- a CDS encoding GNAT family N-acetyltransferase yields the protein MITVSTDVDRIDVDRVHRWLSEDAYWALGRSREVVARSMAHSLNVGAFEDGELVGYARVVTDHATFAWLCDVYVDRGHRGRGVGRALVERVTSELAGLEVRRALLATGDAHELYAAYGFGPLEDPSRWMWRTFAPQ from the coding sequence ATGATCACCGTCTCGACCGACGTCGACCGCATCGACGTCGACCGGGTGCACCGCTGGCTCTCCGAGGACGCCTACTGGGCGCTGGGTCGGAGCCGCGAGGTCGTCGCGCGGTCGATGGCGCACTCGCTGAACGTCGGCGCGTTCGAGGACGGCGAGCTCGTCGGCTACGCCCGCGTGGTCACCGACCACGCGACGTTCGCCTGGCTCTGCGACGTGTACGTCGACCGCGGCCACCGGGGCCGCGGCGTCGGCAGGGCGCTGGTGGAGCGCGTCACGTCCGAGCTCGCCGGCCTCGAGGTGCGGCGGGCTCTCCTGGCGACCGGGGACGCGCACGAGCTCTACGCGGCGTACGGCTTCGGCCCCCTGGAGGACCCCTCCCGCTGGATGTGGCGGACCTTCGCGCCGCAGTGA
- a CDS encoding Gfo/Idh/MocA family oxidoreductase has protein sequence MSDTCGWGVLATGRIARSFATDLREVPGARLAAVGSRSQESADAFAREYGDAATTAHASYAALVQDPAVDVVYLASPHSMHLEHARMAFEAGKHVLCEKPLTLNTAEAEEMVALAARHDRFLMEAMWMACNPVIRALQDPDRFGTPRQVHADLGFVVDRPATDRLLDPALGAGALLDMGIYPLTFAHLLLGEPTRLAAVANLSESGIDLDVAVAGLHPGGAISALSASMTSVSPRTATVATDRGTLVVPTQFHHPTYAEWTPVGGETERIEGAEPLLGSGLGNEAAEVQRCLREGLRESPLVPHAQTLSLMRQMDDIRAQVGVRYDADGA, from the coding sequence GTGAGCGACACCTGCGGCTGGGGCGTCCTGGCCACCGGCCGGATCGCCCGGAGCTTCGCCACCGACCTCCGCGAGGTGCCCGGTGCCCGACTGGCGGCCGTGGGTTCGCGCAGCCAGGAGTCCGCCGACGCCTTCGCACGGGAGTACGGCGACGCCGCGACGACCGCCCACGCCTCCTACGCCGCGCTGGTGCAGGACCCGGCGGTCGACGTCGTCTACCTCGCCTCCCCGCACTCGATGCACCTCGAGCACGCCCGGATGGCCTTCGAGGCCGGCAAGCACGTGCTGTGCGAGAAGCCGCTGACCCTCAACACCGCCGAGGCCGAGGAGATGGTCGCGCTGGCGGCCCGGCACGACCGGTTCCTCATGGAGGCCATGTGGATGGCCTGCAACCCGGTCATCCGGGCCCTCCAGGACCCCGACCGGTTCGGGACGCCGCGGCAGGTGCACGCCGACCTGGGGTTCGTGGTCGACCGTCCGGCCACCGACCGGCTGCTCGACCCGGCGCTCGGCGCCGGCGCCCTGCTCGACATGGGCATCTACCCGCTGACCTTCGCGCACCTGCTGCTGGGCGAGCCGACCCGGCTCGCGGCGGTGGCCAACCTCAGCGAGAGCGGCATCGACCTCGACGTCGCGGTCGCCGGCCTGCACCCCGGCGGTGCCATCTCCGCGTTGAGCGCCTCGATGACCTCGGTCTCGCCCCGGACGGCCACGGTGGCGACCGACCGCGGGACGCTCGTCGTGCCGACACAGTTCCACCACCCGACGTACGCCGAGTGGACACCCGTCGGCGGCGAGACCGAGCGGATCGAGGGTGCCGAGCCGTTGCTCGGCAGCGGCCTGGGCAACGAGGCGGCCGAGGTGCAGCGCTGCCTGCGCGAGGGGCTGCGCGAGAGCCCGCTCGTCCCGCACGCGCAGACGTTGTCGCTGATGCGGCAGATGGACGACATCCGCGCGCAGGTCGGGGTCAGGTACGACGCCGACGGCGCTTGA
- a CDS encoding alpha/beta fold hydrolase, which produces MDLIPKADQVVSAASNVAHKMLYGGLADLRPMPRTLIDEGTLRELYHYRPAAKVQEQGDPVLLVTPLAAPALCFDLRRGCSLVEHFVAAGRPTYLVEYGEVSFKDRALGMEHWIDEVIPTAIRETSMHAGGRPVHLIGWSLGGIFSLLTAADQPDLPIASVTAVGSPFDVSLVPLVAPLRPLLNIAPGRGITRTYQALGGAPKPLVKWAFQLSSFQKMVTKPLAVATHLDDTEFLAQIEAVDRFTANMIAYPGRTFGQLYHRFVKGNALVGGSIDFGDRTISVADIKAPVLVFGGATDGIAPIPAVKAVVPLLSSSEEVRFEVVPGGHLGMLTGRSARTSTWRVMDEWISQWSSDAEDEPTPEAAVKKVPAKKAPAKKAAPRKSTASGASAASKNGVPATKATPAKKAAAKKTAKKSSPDAIGSNPSRRYGSGGSRALTR; this is translated from the coding sequence ATGGATCTGATCCCCAAGGCCGATCAGGTCGTCTCCGCAGCGAGCAACGTCGCCCACAAGATGCTCTACGGCGGGCTGGCGGACCTCCGGCCGATGCCTCGCACGCTCATCGACGAGGGCACGCTGCGCGAGCTGTACCACTACCGGCCGGCCGCGAAGGTGCAGGAGCAGGGCGACCCCGTCCTGCTCGTGACCCCGCTCGCCGCCCCCGCGCTCTGCTTCGACCTGCGCCGCGGCTGCTCCCTCGTGGAGCACTTCGTGGCGGCGGGCCGCCCGACCTACCTCGTGGAGTACGGCGAGGTGTCGTTCAAGGACCGCGCCCTGGGCATGGAGCACTGGATCGACGAGGTCATCCCGACCGCGATCCGCGAGACCTCGATGCACGCCGGCGGCCGCCCCGTGCACCTGATCGGCTGGAGCCTGGGCGGGATCTTCTCGCTGCTCACCGCCGCCGACCAGCCGGACCTGCCGATCGCGTCGGTGACCGCCGTCGGGTCGCCCTTCGACGTGTCGCTGGTGCCGCTCGTGGCGCCGCTGCGGCCGCTGCTGAACATCGCTCCCGGCCGGGGCATCACCCGCACCTACCAGGCGCTGGGCGGGGCCCCGAAGCCGCTGGTGAAGTGGGCCTTCCAGCTCTCGTCGTTCCAGAAGATGGTGACCAAGCCGCTGGCCGTGGCCACCCACCTCGATGACACCGAGTTCCTCGCGCAGATCGAGGCGGTCGACCGGTTCACCGCCAACATGATCGCCTATCCCGGCCGGACGTTCGGGCAGCTCTACCACCGCTTCGTGAAGGGCAACGCCCTCGTCGGCGGGTCCATCGACTTCGGTGACCGGACCATCTCGGTGGCCGACATCAAGGCCCCGGTCCTGGTCTTCGGCGGCGCCACCGACGGCATCGCCCCGATCCCGGCCGTCAAGGCGGTCGTGCCGCTGCTGTCCTCGTCGGAGGAGGTCCGCTTCGAGGTCGTCCCCGGCGGCCACCTCGGCATGCTCACCGGCCGCTCGGCGCGCACCTCGACGTGGCGGGTGATGGACGAGTGGATCTCCCAGTGGTCCTCCGACGCCGAGGACGAGCCGACCCCGGAGGCGGCCGTCAAGAAGGTCCCGGCGAAGAAGGCTCCGGCGAAGAAGGCCGCTCCGCGGAAGTCGACGGCCTCCGGGGCCTCCGCGGCCTCGAAGAACGGCGTGCCCGCCACGAAGGCAACTCCCGCGAAGAAGGCGGCGGCCAAGAAGACCGCGAAGAAGTCCAGCCCGGACGCGATCGGGTCCAACCCGTCGCGTCGCTACGGGTCGGGCGGGTCGCGGGCGCTGACCCGCTGA
- a CDS encoding LytR C-terminal domain-containing protein: MFRLAHRSRNQRGVVFPSPVVMLSIIAVAMAGIAFVATRDPAPTERKVTTVAHAAPSPSTSASAEPQKVQKPRHLEPAVKRSAVYVEVYNNSGITGLAGRIASRASDAGWQVVGSDNWYGTIPSSTVYYPQRLKAAAKVLALDLGIRRLEPAIDPMRLDRLTVILTSDAA, translated from the coding sequence ATGTTCCGCCTCGCCCACCGGTCCCGCAACCAGCGGGGCGTGGTCTTCCCCTCGCCCGTCGTGATGCTGAGCATCATCGCCGTCGCCATGGCCGGCATCGCCTTCGTCGCCACCCGGGACCCCGCGCCCACCGAGCGCAAGGTCACCACCGTCGCCCACGCGGCGCCCAGCCCGTCGACCTCGGCCTCGGCCGAGCCCCAGAAGGTCCAGAAGCCGCGCCACCTCGAGCCGGCCGTCAAGCGCTCGGCCGTCTACGTCGAGGTCTACAACAACTCCGGCATCACCGGACTCGCCGGACGGATCGCGTCCCGCGCCTCCGACGCGGGCTGGCAGGTCGTCGGCTCCGACAACTGGTACGGCACCATCCCGAGCTCGACGGTCTACTACCCGCAGCGCCTCAAGGCCGCGGCCAAGGTGCTGGCCCTCGACCTGGGCATCCGCCGCCTCGAGCCCGCCATCGACCCGATGCGTCTCGACCGGCTCACCGTGATCCTCACCTCAGACGCCGCCTGA
- a CDS encoding class II aldolase/adducin family protein: MTGDLVAAVASAARRLAAEGLLIGTAGNVSARVGDLVAVTGTGVVLADCTPEDVTVVTLSGRVVEGTLVPTSELDLHLGVYAATGTSAVVHTHAPFATAVACVLDELPVLHYQQLLLGGPIRVAAYATFGTPELAAFVREALVDRQAALMANHGSVAIGSSLAKAVDHALLLEWLAALHHRASALGTPRELTPAEQEAVIVAAIARQYGTTQENPA, from the coding sequence GTGACCGGCGACCTGGTCGCGGCGGTCGCGTCGGCCGCCCGACGGCTCGCCGCCGAAGGGCTCCTCATCGGCACCGCCGGCAACGTCAGCGCCCGGGTCGGCGACCTGGTCGCGGTCACCGGGACCGGCGTCGTGCTCGCCGACTGCACCCCCGAGGACGTCACGGTCGTGACGCTCTCCGGCCGGGTGGTCGAGGGCACGCTGGTGCCCACGTCCGAGCTCGACCTCCACCTCGGCGTGTACGCCGCCACGGGCACCAGCGCCGTCGTGCACACCCACGCGCCGTTCGCGACCGCGGTCGCCTGCGTGCTCGACGAGCTGCCGGTGCTGCACTACCAGCAGCTGCTGCTGGGCGGTCCGATCCGGGTGGCGGCGTACGCGACGTTCGGGACGCCCGAGCTCGCGGCGTTCGTCCGGGAGGCGCTCGTCGACCGGCAGGCCGCGCTGATGGCCAACCACGGCTCGGTCGCGATCGGCTCCAGCCTCGCCAAGGCCGTCGACCACGCCCTGCTGCTGGAGTGGCTGGCCGCCCTGCACCACCGCGCGAGCGCCCTCGGCACGCCGCGCGAGCTCACCCCCGCCGAGCAGGAGGCCGTGATCGTCGCGGCCATCGCCCGCCAGTACGGCACGACCCAGGAGAACCCCGCATGA
- a CDS encoding DUF3263 domain-containing protein, which translates to MDAANALQGLEAEATPTLSERDREILEFERQWWKYAGAKETAVREKFDMSSTRYYQVLNALIDRPDALEADPLLVRRLRRLRAARQRQRSARRLGFEV; encoded by the coding sequence ATGGATGCCGCGAACGCGCTGCAGGGCCTCGAGGCCGAGGCCACGCCGACCCTGAGCGAGCGCGACCGCGAGATCCTCGAGTTCGAGCGTCAGTGGTGGAAGTACGCCGGCGCCAAGGAGACCGCGGTCCGCGAGAAGTTCGACATGAGCTCCACGCGCTACTACCAGGTCCTCAACGCCCTGATCGACCGCCCGGACGCCCTCGAGGCCGACCCGCTGCTGGTCCGCCGCCTGCGTCGCCTCCGGGCCGCCCGCCAGCGGCAGCGCTCCGCCCGCCGCCTGGGCTTCGAGGTCTGA
- a CDS encoding carbohydrate kinase family protein, with protein MKIATVGVHVLDTHVIGITGIPDGSEGQLVETIRFSPAGTAGGTAVVLARLGAEVASYGAVGDDPIAASLLAMLAAEGVSVDGLVRKADQQTSASVIPVRPNGDRPAWHCIGANGAFTLDDLDLASLDGITHLHLGGPEFLGGPAAGELLAHARSIGATTSVDLLAPGDPDLLAWIADALPHTDYLLPNDEQVLGFTGAASLEEGARALVAAGAGCVAVTQGAKGALVVTAHEVVEVPAYAIEVVDTTGCGDAFSAGFLRGLSVGRDLRGAAELGCAAAAQVAQGLGTDHGSYTLASVEEFARSTPAR; from the coding sequence ATGAAGATCGCCACCGTCGGCGTGCACGTCCTCGACACCCACGTCATCGGCATCACCGGCATCCCCGACGGCTCCGAGGGCCAGCTCGTGGAGACGATCCGCTTCAGCCCGGCCGGCACCGCCGGCGGCACCGCCGTCGTGCTGGCGAGGCTCGGCGCCGAGGTGGCGTCGTACGGCGCCGTCGGGGACGACCCGATCGCCGCGAGCCTGCTCGCGATGCTGGCCGCCGAGGGCGTGTCGGTCGACGGGCTGGTCCGCAAGGCCGACCAGCAGACGTCCGCCTCGGTGATCCCGGTGCGACCCAACGGCGACCGGCCGGCGTGGCACTGCATCGGCGCCAACGGGGCCTTCACCCTCGACGACCTCGACCTGGCCTCCCTCGACGGGATCACCCACCTGCACCTGGGCGGGCCGGAGTTCCTCGGCGGCCCGGCCGCCGGGGAGCTGCTCGCACACGCCCGCTCGATCGGCGCGACCACGTCCGTCGACTTGCTCGCCCCCGGCGACCCCGACCTGCTGGCCTGGATCGCCGACGCGCTGCCGCACACCGACTACCTGCTGCCCAACGACGAGCAGGTCCTCGGCTTCACCGGCGCCGCGTCGCTCGAGGAGGGTGCCCGCGCGCTGGTCGCCGCCGGGGCGGGCTGCGTCGCGGTGACGCAGGGTGCCAAGGGCGCGCTGGTCGTGACCGCCCACGAGGTGGTCGAGGTGCCGGCGTACGCGATCGAGGTCGTGGACACCACCGGCTGCGGCGACGCGTTCTCCGCCGGCTTCCTGCGGGGGCTCTCGGTGGGCCGGGACCTCCGCGGTGCCGCCGAGCTCGGGTGCGCGGCCGCCGCGCAGGTCGCCCAGGGCCTCGGCACCGACCACGGCAGCTACACGCTGGCGTCCGTCGAGGAGTTCGCGCGGAGCACGCCGGCCCGCTGA
- a CDS encoding trehalose-6-phosphate synthase, whose product MPSAGTADLVIVANRLPVDRVTLADGSPGWRTSPGGLVTAIEPVLRANDGVWVGWPGGTEQDLQPFEFDGLSLVPMTMSAEEVKDFYEGFSNGTLWPLYHDVVAKPEFHREWWDAYVGVNQRFAEKAAELASEGATVWVHDYQLQLVPQILRSLRPDLRIGFYLHIPFPPAELFQQLPWRRQILEGLLGADLVGFQMNGGAQNFVRLVRQRVGHKTHRDLVYLPDGRTVKAAAFPISIDAKGFEELARSERVEKRAETIRDALGSPRKVFLGVDRLDYTKGIYARLRAFSELIIDGHFDVEDAVFVQVATPSREQVEQYRILRDEIDRLVGHINGDLGRIGRPAISYLHSSYPREEMAALYRAADIMVVTPYRDGMNLVAKEYVATRYEDDGALVLSEFAGAADELRQAWLVNPYDINGMKSALLEAYAADERERGRRMKAMRKTVLQHDVAAWADAFLLELAAARGAHGKTVRPAKRS is encoded by the coding sequence GTGCCTTCCGCTGGAACCGCCGATCTGGTCATCGTCGCCAACAGGTTGCCCGTCGACCGGGTGACCCTGGCCGACGGCAGCCCGGGCTGGCGCACGTCGCCCGGCGGGCTGGTGACCGCGATCGAGCCGGTGCTCCGCGCCAACGACGGCGTGTGGGTCGGCTGGCCCGGCGGCACCGAGCAGGACCTCCAGCCGTTCGAGTTCGACGGGCTCTCGCTCGTGCCGATGACCATGTCGGCCGAGGAGGTCAAGGACTTCTACGAGGGCTTCTCCAACGGCACCCTCTGGCCGCTCTACCACGACGTGGTGGCCAAGCCGGAGTTTCACCGCGAGTGGTGGGACGCCTACGTGGGCGTCAACCAGCGCTTCGCCGAGAAGGCCGCCGAGCTCGCGTCCGAGGGCGCGACGGTGTGGGTCCACGACTACCAGCTCCAGCTGGTGCCGCAGATCCTGCGCTCGCTGCGACCCGACCTGCGGATCGGTTTCTACCTGCACATCCCCTTCCCGCCGGCCGAGCTCTTCCAGCAGCTGCCGTGGCGCCGCCAGATCCTCGAGGGGCTGCTCGGCGCGGACCTCGTCGGCTTCCAGATGAACGGCGGCGCCCAGAACTTCGTGCGCCTCGTCCGCCAGCGGGTGGGCCACAAGACCCACCGTGACCTCGTCTACCTGCCCGACGGCCGCACCGTGAAGGCGGCGGCGTTCCCGATCTCGATCGACGCGAAGGGCTTCGAGGAGCTGGCCCGCTCCGAGCGGGTGGAGAAGCGTGCGGAGACGATCCGCGACGCGCTCGGCAGCCCCCGCAAGGTCTTCCTCGGGGTCGACCGGCTCGACTACACCAAGGGCATCTACGCCCGGCTGCGCGCCTTCAGCGAGCTGATCATCGACGGGCACTTCGACGTCGAGGACGCCGTCTTCGTGCAGGTCGCAACGCCCTCGCGGGAGCAGGTCGAGCAGTACCGCATCCTGCGCGACGAGATCGACCGGCTCGTCGGCCACATCAACGGCGACCTCGGCCGGATCGGCCGCCCGGCGATCTCCTACCTGCACTCCTCCTACCCGCGCGAGGAGATGGCCGCGCTCTACCGGGCCGCCGACATCATGGTCGTCACGCCCTACCGCGACGGCATGAACCTCGTCGCCAAGGAGTACGTCGCGACCCGCTACGAGGACGACGGGGCCCTGGTCCTCTCGGAGTTCGCCGGTGCGGCCGACGAGCTGCGCCAGGCCTGGCTGGTCAACCCCTACGACATCAACGGCATGAAGAGCGCCCTGCTCGAGGCCTACGCCGCCGACGAGCGCGAGCGCGGCCGCCGGATGAAGGCGATGCGCAAGACCGTGCTCCAGCACGACGTCGCCGCCTGGGCCGACGCGTTCCTGCTCGAGCTGGCCGCCGCCCGTGGCGCGCACGGCAAGACCGTGCGGCCCGCCAAGCGGTCCTGA
- a CDS encoding TetR/AcrR family transcriptional regulator has protein sequence MPPVRTSDSPPKRRVPRQERSRRRVEGLLDAAARLVVEQGVESLSTRDIAQAAGAPVASLYQYFADKEDVLLALAQRDMDEMDAQVLEDLGKLDVLSVSSVVRTTMLAFVAVYHRRRAFVEIYLRGRTNAAVHQFGREHNARVAETLFAFARDTGLAGPDLTQQMTLMAVEVGDRVFQLAFEHDFEGDPVLIEEGITMVTAYLERHATAAGLAGIPR, from the coding sequence ATGCCTCCGGTACGGACCTCCGATTCCCCCCCGAAGCGACGGGTCCCCCGGCAGGAGCGCAGCCGCCGCCGCGTCGAGGGCCTCCTCGACGCGGCGGCCCGGCTGGTCGTCGAGCAGGGCGTGGAGTCGCTGAGCACCCGCGACATCGCCCAGGCCGCGGGAGCCCCGGTCGCCTCGCTCTACCAGTACTTCGCCGACAAGGAGGACGTCCTCCTCGCCCTCGCCCAGCGCGACATGGACGAGATGGACGCCCAGGTGCTCGAGGACCTCGGGAAGCTCGACGTGCTCTCGGTCTCCAGCGTCGTGCGCACCACGATGCTGGCCTTCGTCGCGGTCTACCACCGCCGGCGCGCGTTCGTGGAGATCTACCTGCGCGGGCGCACCAACGCCGCGGTGCACCAGTTCGGCCGCGAGCACAACGCCCGGGTGGCCGAGACCCTCTTCGCCTTCGCCCGCGACACCGGCCTCGCCGGCCCCGACCTGACCCAGCAGATGACGCTGATGGCCGTCGAGGTGGGCGACCGGGTCTTCCAGCTGGCCTTCGAGCACGACTTCGAGGGCGACCCGGTCCTCATCGAGGAGGGCATCACCATGGTCACCGCCTACCTCGAGCGGCACGCGACCGCGGCCGGGCTGGCCGGGATCCCCCGGTGA